A part of Pirellulales bacterium genomic DNA contains:
- a CDS encoding twin-arginine translocase TatA/TatE family subunit: MPTLLAWFSSYDILVIGLIALLFFGNRLPSVMRSLGEGVTEFKKGINGVEGDDDEDKDTRAQPPRKLADRSNVDVDDGVNHDVRKFDEVRKPA, encoded by the coding sequence ATGCCAACTTTACTTGCGTGGTTCAGTTCCTACGACATCCTGGTCATTGGGCTAATCGCTCTTTTGTTTTTCGGAAATCGATTGCCGAGCGTGATGCGCAGCCTGGGTGAGGGCGTCACTGAATTCAAGAAAGGCATCAATGGCGTCGAGGGCGACGACGACGAAGACAAGGATACGCGAGCGCAACCGCCGCGCAAGCTTGCGGACCGCAGCAATGTCGACGTTGACGACGGCGTCAACCATGACGTTCGCAAGTTCGACGAAGTTCGCAAGCCCGCGTAG
- a CDS encoding prenyltransferase/squalene oxidase repeat-containing protein — MHSFFERTRHFLTGPQLPWVILWLGLATLIAGLVVLTRTSWGQSHPLRKCVVLSLLVHLLFAAYATTVQIVIAGSADGRASTGTISVTLVDDTDSSTSNGEAKVWERLTTGGIPLAPPAAELNRSESVPTIASQKPQLARQSMDAASKPLVDRTVVDLAAPPARTAGDDASASASSTSKEGSTTPSDKSHSPELTTHIKPAAPIDAATAPQAANAADVEPTALSPDRQPLASPDAQSKPGDAAAALAGLPSPISSQGPDALSPLDPPDATIHADSSRGGAMQDTAQHGGGNANGQGDNSSSGQTTGNVDPAWKHLAAGPARLAPVNIDTTGADASAGASGATGPTAAPTPPPKIYKDRLSSDRSSLLRRRGGSAETEAAVQAALKWLALHQEPDGHFDAGKYGAGHETSALGHDRAGAGTKADTGITGLALLAMLGSGNTHLKGPYARNVQHGLEYLLAIQGADGNLGGQAETFSFMYCHGMATFAMSEDYAITHDRRLEEPLRRAIAFTVAAQHPTTGGWRYRPHEMGDTSQLGWQLMALKSAELAGIPMPEQTRAGAIRFLKSVGAGNEGGLAGYRPGENPSRSMTAEALVCRQFLGMARDNPAADEAGKSLLDELPSKDKVNLYYWYYGTLGMYQLQGEYWQRWNEALQGALVGRQQTDGDAAGSWDPVCVWGGYGGRVYSTAMSALCLEVYYRFLPLYNDPAVAPAAAEPR; from the coding sequence ATGCACTCGTTTTTCGAGCGAACACGGCACTTCCTCACCGGGCCTCAATTGCCCTGGGTGATTCTCTGGCTGGGGCTGGCCACGCTCATTGCCGGCCTGGTGGTGCTCACGCGCACCAGTTGGGGCCAGTCGCATCCGCTGCGCAAATGCGTGGTGCTGTCTCTATTGGTCCACTTGCTTTTCGCGGCGTATGCGACAACGGTGCAGATTGTGATCGCCGGTTCGGCCGATGGCCGCGCATCGACGGGAACGATCAGCGTCACCTTGGTCGACGACACCGATTCCTCGACCAGCAACGGCGAAGCGAAGGTTTGGGAGCGGCTCACGACGGGCGGCATCCCGCTCGCGCCTCCCGCGGCCGAGCTAAACCGATCCGAATCGGTCCCCACGATCGCCAGCCAAAAACCGCAACTCGCCCGCCAGAGCATGGATGCCGCGTCGAAGCCGCTCGTGGATCGAACGGTCGTCGATTTGGCCGCTCCGCCCGCCCGAACCGCTGGCGACGACGCCAGCGCCTCGGCCTCGAGCACCAGCAAGGAAGGCAGCACGACGCCTTCCGACAAATCGCATTCCCCGGAATTGACCACGCACATCAAGCCGGCCGCGCCGATCGATGCGGCGACGGCCCCGCAAGCCGCAAACGCGGCCGATGTCGAGCCGACCGCGTTGTCGCCCGATCGTCAGCCGTTGGCCTCGCCCGATGCCCAATCGAAGCCGGGCGATGCCGCCGCGGCGCTCGCCGGTCTTCCGTCTCCAATATCCTCCCAAGGCCCCGACGCGCTTTCGCCGCTCGATCCGCCCGATGCGACGATCCATGCCGACTCGTCCCGGGGTGGAGCGATGCAAGACACCGCCCAGCACGGCGGCGGCAACGCGAACGGCCAAGGGGATAATTCATCGAGTGGCCAGACGACAGGCAACGTCGATCCGGCTTGGAAACATTTGGCCGCCGGACCCGCACGGCTTGCGCCGGTGAACATCGACACGACCGGCGCGGATGCGTCGGCGGGCGCGTCGGGGGCAACCGGCCCCACTGCCGCGCCCACTCCGCCGCCGAAGATCTACAAAGACCGCCTATCAAGCGATCGATCGTCCTTGTTGCGCCGTCGCGGCGGCTCGGCCGAGACCGAGGCTGCCGTCCAAGCGGCGCTCAAATGGCTCGCGCTGCACCAAGAACCCGACGGCCATTTCGACGCCGGAAAATACGGCGCAGGCCACGAAACGTCGGCATTGGGCCACGATCGAGCCGGCGCGGGCACCAAAGCCGACACCGGCATCACAGGCCTTGCTCTGCTGGCCATGCTCGGCAGCGGCAACACCCATCTCAAAGGGCCGTATGCCCGCAATGTGCAACATGGCTTGGAATATCTTCTCGCAATCCAAGGCGCCGACGGCAATCTCGGCGGGCAGGCCGAAACATTTTCGTTCATGTATTGCCACGGCATGGCCACCTTCGCGATGAGCGAAGATTACGCGATCACGCACGATCGCCGATTGGAAGAGCCGTTGCGCCGAGCGATCGCCTTCACCGTCGCCGCGCAACATCCGACCACCGGCGGCTGGCGATACCGACCGCACGAAATGGGCGACACGAGTCAACTGGGCTGGCAACTGATGGCGCTTAAGAGCGCCGAGTTGGCCGGCATTCCCATGCCCGAGCAAACTCGGGCCGGCGCGATCCGCTTTCTAAAAAGCGTCGGAGCCGGAAACGAAGGGGGTCTGGCGGGCTACCGGCCCGGCGAGAATCCCAGCCGATCGATGACGGCCGAAGCGCTGGTGTGCCGCCAGTTTTTAGGAATGGCTCGCGACAACCCGGCCGCCGATGAAGCCGGCAAATCGCTGCTCGATGAGTTGCCGAGCAAAGACAAGGTGAACCTGTATTATTGGTACTACGGCACGCTGGGGATGTATCAATTGCAGGGCGAATATTGGCAGCGTTGGAACGAAGCCCTGCAAGGCGCGCTCGTCGGCCGGCAACAGACCGATGGCGACGCGGCGGGCAGTTGGGATCCCGTGTGCGTTTGGGGTGGCTACGGCGGTCGCGTTTATAGCACTGCCATGTCGGCGTTGTGCTTGGAAGTGTATTACCGCTTTTTGCCGTTATATAATGACCCGGCCGTGGCGCCTGCCGCAGCCGAGCCGCGGTAG
- a CDS encoding biopolymer transporter ExbD, whose protein sequence is MPIKTHADEDPAINVTSMIDVILVLTIFFMVATKFRDDERKLDLKVPVVSNEAPLSTAPEPKVVNVYQDGHISLGPNPVTLDELTRKLAAAHSQYKKLSVLIRGDKLATHGHMTEVYNACQRAGITELAISVKLDTVTR, encoded by the coding sequence ATGCCAATCAAAACCCACGCCGACGAAGATCCGGCCATCAACGTCACCTCGATGATCGACGTGATCCTTGTGTTGACCATTTTCTTCATGGTCGCCACGAAATTTCGCGACGATGAACGGAAGCTCGATCTCAAGGTGCCGGTGGTGAGCAACGAGGCGCCGCTGTCGACCGCGCCGGAGCCGAAAGTCGTCAACGTTTACCAAGACGGCCATATCTCGCTCGGCCCGAATCCGGTCACACTCGACGAACTCACCCGCAAGCTCGCGGCGGCCCATAGCCAATATAAGAAACTGAGCGTGCTGATCCGTGGCGATAAGCTGGCCACGCACGGCCATATGACCGAAGTCTACAACGCATGCCAACGAGCCGGCATCACCGAACTGGCCATTTCGGTAAAGCTCGACACGGTCACGAGGTAG
- a CDS encoding MotA/TolQ/ExbB proton channel family protein: MNRSRFKTAQPNSARRPHGLFRGSSAVASTLAITLVLAVASTGMLSRAFGQSADSPTTVPTLDEPTVVRGPSAAAAPAPLTDSATSPAASGAGGSSTAAKGDAAGAIPTKNLFSIIREGGLAMLPLLVCSFIMVVFVFERTISLRRGRVVPGPFVTRFLQQLKEGQLDRDGAIKVCQENGSPVSRVFSAAAKKWGRPAVEVEQAVIDAGERVVHELRRYLRVFNSIATIGPMLGLLGTVGGMIRAFNNIATSDAMGRPELLAKGISEALLATATGLMVAVPAIVLYWWFVSIVDRLTVRIDALGQDVVNTISAEALQEAAKPTRTPRKTAA, from the coding sequence ATGAATAGAAGCCGCTTCAAAACCGCACAGCCGAATTCCGCGCGTCGGCCGCACGGTTTGTTTCGTGGTTCGTCGGCCGTTGCGTCGACGCTAGCAATCACGCTCGTATTGGCCGTGGCATCGACGGGCATGCTATCGCGGGCGTTTGGCCAGTCGGCCGATTCGCCGACCACGGTTCCGACGCTCGACGAACCGACCGTTGTTCGCGGTCCGAGCGCGGCTGCGGCGCCCGCGCCGCTCACCGACTCAGCGACATCGCCGGCCGCGAGCGGAGCCGGCGGTTCATCGACTGCTGCCAAAGGCGACGCCGCCGGCGCAATTCCGACCAAGAACCTGTTCAGCATCATTCGCGAAGGCGGACTGGCGATGCTGCCGCTGTTGGTTTGCTCGTTCATCATGGTCGTGTTCGTGTTCGAGCGAACGATCAGCTTGCGGCGCGGGCGAGTCGTGCCGGGGCCCTTCGTCACCCGGTTTCTGCAGCAGCTCAAAGAAGGGCAGCTCGATCGCGACGGCGCGATCAAAGTCTGCCAAGAGAATGGCAGCCCGGTGTCGCGCGTTTTCAGCGCTGCGGCGAAAAAATGGGGCCGCCCCGCGGTGGAAGTCGAACAGGCGGTCATTGATGCCGGCGAACGTGTCGTCCACGAGCTGCGCCGCTATCTGCGCGTGTTCAACAGCATCGCCACGATCGGGCCAATGCTCGGCCTGCTGGGCACCGTCGGCGGCATGATTCGCGCGTTCAACAATATCGCCACTTCCGATGCAATGGGCCGCCCGGAATTGCTCGCCAAAGGAATCAGCGAAGCCCTACTGGCCACCGCCACGGGACTCATGGTCGCCGTGCCGGCCATCGTGCTCTATTGGTGGTTCGTCAGCATCGTCGATCGCCTGACGGTTCGCATCGACGCACTCGGGCAAGACGTGGTCAACACGATCTCCGCCGAAGCACTCCAAGAAGCCGCCAAACCAACCCGCACCCCGCGGAAAACTGCCGCCTAA